One Sporomusaceae bacterium FL31 DNA window includes the following coding sequences:
- a CDS encoding aldo/keto reductase gives MEKRRLGRTGLEVTAISFGALPIQRHTMADAAPVLTAALDAGINFIDTARAYSDSEEKIGQHIAARRSEYYLATKSMARDKAGMAKDIDISLGHMKTDYIDLYQIHNIKAQQDFDAVMAPGGALEALQEAQQAGKIGHIGVTGHSLPLLIEAVKTNHFSTVQVPFNFIETGALDELFPLAKSLDVGRIVMKPLGGGQVRSVDLALRFLLEHDISAAIPGMDKVEQIAQNIAPAQRFQPLTAEEKLILKAEAEQIGPNFCRRCGYCLPCVAGIDIPTMFIFHLQYACYGLEDAIPKRYAALQAKASACIECGACEARCPYDLPIRDRLKQVARDLG, from the coding sequence ATGGAAAAAAGACGATTAGGCAGAACAGGATTGGAAGTCACCGCAATTAGCTTTGGGGCTTTACCCATTCAACGCCACACCATGGCTGATGCTGCCCCAGTGCTTACGGCTGCACTGGATGCCGGGATTAATTTTATTGATACCGCAAGAGCTTATTCGGATAGTGAAGAAAAAATCGGGCAGCATATTGCCGCTCGCCGCTCAGAATACTATCTTGCCACAAAAAGCATGGCTAGAGACAAAGCCGGTATGGCCAAAGATATTGATATCAGTTTGGGCCATATGAAAACGGACTACATTGATTTATATCAGATTCATAATATAAAGGCACAGCAGGATTTTGATGCAGTCATGGCTCCGGGCGGGGCATTGGAAGCGCTTCAAGAAGCGCAGCAAGCCGGAAAAATCGGTCATATCGGAGTTACTGGCCATAGTCTGCCGCTCTTGATTGAGGCTGTTAAGACAAATCATTTTAGTACAGTGCAGGTGCCCTTCAACTTTATTGAAACAGGAGCATTAGACGAATTGTTTCCGCTTGCTAAGTCACTTGATGTTGGCCGTATTGTGATGAAGCCTCTGGGGGGTGGTCAGGTTCGCAGTGTTGATTTAGCCCTCAGATTCCTGTTAGAGCATGATATCTCAGCAGCCATTCCCGGGATGGATAAAGTGGAACAGATCGCACAGAATATTGCACCAGCTCAGCGGTTTCAGCCATTAACGGCTGAAGAAAAATTAATTTTGAAAGCTGAGGCGGAGCAGATCGGGCCAAATTTCTGCCGACGCTGTGGTTATTGTCTGCCGTGCGTAGCAGGAATTGATATCCCAACCATGTTTATTTTTCACTTACAATATGCATGCTATGGGTTAGAAGACGCTATACCTAAACGTTATGCAGCTTTGCAGGCAAAAGCTTCTGCTTGTATCGAATGTGGAGCTTGTGAAGCGCGATGTCCTTACGATTTACCAATTAGAGACCGTCTGAAGCAGGTGGCTCGGGATTTGGGGTAG
- a CDS encoding cobalt ECF transporter T component CbiQ — protein MLYLDYVAYNNKLVRVSIQEKLLLGGGCLLLALFFPQPQVLSAIILLMHMIMLGAGVPVRFLLHLWLAPLGFVLLSLVSIVLDWGSQPWADQANIKIAHYYIWLAPHGLSVASKLFMRCAAGTSCLFMIATTTPIVHIAAFMARLRWLHSSMEIVLLTYRFIFILLETAGRMLDAQQSRLGYANRRQSLQSFAALTANLGGKSLNRASQLSIALQARNYQGRLFAYLPSQVPKWWRVVLIIGLLAGIFFITRL, from the coding sequence ATGCTGTATTTAGATTATGTCGCCTATAATAATAAGCTTGTACGGGTAAGCATTCAGGAGAAACTTCTATTGGGTGGCGGATGTCTGCTGTTAGCGTTGTTTTTCCCGCAGCCCCAGGTTCTAAGCGCTATTATCCTGCTTATGCATATGATCATGCTTGGAGCCGGAGTTCCTGTCCGCTTCTTACTTCACTTATGGCTTGCGCCATTGGGCTTTGTCTTATTAAGTCTGGTAAGCATTGTTTTAGACTGGGGCAGTCAGCCCTGGGCTGATCAGGCCAATATCAAGATCGCTCACTATTATATTTGGCTGGCACCTCATGGGCTGAGTGTAGCTTCGAAGTTATTCATGCGCTGTGCAGCGGGAACGTCGTGTTTGTTTATGATTGCTACAACCACACCGATTGTCCATATTGCAGCCTTTATGGCCAGATTACGCTGGCTTCACAGCAGCATGGAAATTGTATTACTAACTTACCGGTTTATTTTTATTTTGCTGGAGACGGCAGGCAGGATGCTTGATGCGCAGCAATCGCGATTGGGTTACGCCAATCGCCGGCAATCGCTCCAGAGCTTCGCAGCATTGACCGCTAATCTTGGCGGAAAATCGTTGAACCGGGCAAGTCAGCTCTCAATTGCTTTGCAGGCTCGCAATTACCAGGGAAGATTGTTCGCTTACTTGCCTTCGCAAGTCCCGAAATGGTGGCGAGTCGTCTTGATCATTGGTCTGTTGGCCGGTATTTTTTTTATCACCAGGCTCTAG
- the serS gene encoding serine--tRNA ligase yields MLDIRFVRDNPERVQQALADRGNALKLDGFLSLEKERRELLNEVEGLKNKRNTVSQQISLMKRNKENADHLVAEMREVGDRIGQLDARVKEVEAALNDIILGIPNIPNESVPLGRDENDNPEIRRWGEPRAFSQEPLPHWEIGEKLGILDFERGGKVTGTRFTFYRGLGARLERALINFMLDLHTGEHGYTEFFPPFIANKDSMTGTGQLPKFADDMFKLEGLDYYLIPTAEVPITNLHRGEILDAKDLPYYYTAYSACFRAEAGAAGRDTRGLIRQHQFNKVEMVKFSLPEESYHELEKLTNNAERVLQLLGLPYRVILLCTGDMGFASAKTYDIEVWLPSFSKYREISSCSNFEDFQARRADIKFRREPKAKPEFVHTLNGSGLAVGRTVSAILENYQQADGSVIVPEVLRRYMGVDIITKA; encoded by the coding sequence ATGCTTGATATTAGATTTGTCCGGGATAACCCGGAAAGAGTTCAACAGGCGTTAGCAGATCGTGGCAATGCCCTAAAGCTAGATGGTTTTTTGTCCCTGGAAAAGGAACGCCGCGAATTACTCAATGAAGTCGAAGGACTCAAGAATAAGCGGAATACAGTCTCGCAGCAAATTAGTTTAATGAAGCGGAATAAAGAAAATGCCGATCATTTAGTTGCTGAAATGCGCGAAGTGGGTGACCGGATTGGTCAGCTGGATGCACGCGTGAAGGAAGTTGAAGCAGCACTTAACGATATCATCCTGGGTATTCCTAATATTCCAAATGAGTCGGTACCGTTGGGGCGGGATGAAAATGACAATCCTGAAATACGCCGCTGGGGTGAGCCGCGTGCGTTTTCGCAAGAACCGCTGCCTCATTGGGAGATCGGTGAAAAACTAGGAATTCTTGATTTTGAGCGCGGCGGGAAAGTAACTGGTACCCGTTTTACTTTCTACCGCGGTCTTGGCGCCAGACTGGAAAGAGCACTGATTAATTTCATGCTGGATTTACATACTGGTGAACATGGCTATACCGAGTTTTTCCCGCCCTTTATCGCAAACAAGGACAGCATGACTGGAACGGGACAATTGCCTAAGTTTGCGGATGATATGTTTAAACTGGAAGGTTTGGACTACTATCTGATTCCAACTGCTGAAGTGCCAATTACCAATTTGCATCGCGGTGAAATTCTGGATGCGAAGGATTTACCTTATTACTATACCGCTTACAGTGCTTGTTTCCGGGCTGAAGCTGGTGCAGCCGGCCGTGATACCCGCGGACTCATCAGACAGCATCAGTTTAACAAGGTTGAAATGGTGAAGTTTAGTTTGCCGGAAGAATCCTATCATGAACTGGAGAAACTCACGAATAATGCTGAGCGCGTTCTGCAGCTGTTAGGATTACCCTATCGAGTAATTTTGCTTTGCACTGGTGATATGGGCTTTGCTTCGGCGAAAACTTATGATATCGAAGTATGGCTGCCTAGCTTTAGTAAATACCGGGAGATTTCCTCCTGCTCGAATTTTGAGGATTTCCAGGCACGCCGGGCTGATATTAAATTTCGCCGGGAGCCAAAAGCTAAACCGGAGTTTGTGCATACATTGAATGGATCCGGACTTGCGGTTGGCCGAACAGTCTCCGCCATCTTGGAAAACTATCAGCAAGCCGACGGCTCAGTGATTGTGCCTGAAGTTTTACGCCGCTATATGGGCGTGGATATCATTACCAAAGCCTAG
- a CDS encoding membrane protein, translating into MRGRSVLATARVATTFAGTIIGAGFASGQELLQFFVVYGGIGLVGVALAGALFAWLGSRVLELGFRLKATGYHQLLYYVCGKKVGLLLDIIIATFLFSVLTIMLAGAGTVFRDSFDLPFIAGIILLAILVTAIALRGVAGITTANMITTPILAIAIVGTSIYSLAYHDFQFDFLNIPADHASFPAPHWLLSSLLYVSYNLVMGTTVLAPLGAATHSRFSRQLGSILGGIILAALGCMVSIAVMLHYPSIMTEEIPMLYISSIQHCISGNIYTAMFIIAMFTTALASLYGCASKLAAASSLKFQYCVFIVIGLSLIFSQVGFANLINILFPVFGYATLWFLIKLIFSKA; encoded by the coding sequence ATGCGCGGTCGTTCCGTTCTAGCCACTGCCAGAGTCGCGACAACCTTTGCCGGAACTATTATCGGTGCAGGGTTTGCCTCAGGTCAGGAATTGCTTCAGTTTTTTGTCGTTTATGGCGGCATCGGCCTGGTTGGAGTGGCTTTGGCTGGCGCCCTTTTTGCCTGGTTAGGCAGCCGGGTGCTTGAGCTCGGCTTTCGATTAAAAGCCACAGGCTATCACCAACTGCTTTATTACGTATGCGGTAAGAAAGTAGGCCTCTTGCTGGATATCATTATTGCCACTTTTTTATTCAGTGTTCTTACCATTATGCTGGCCGGTGCAGGAACTGTTTTCCGCGATAGCTTTGACCTTCCGTTTATTGCCGGCATTATTCTGCTGGCCATTTTAGTTACAGCCATTGCCTTACGCGGCGTTGCCGGTATCACCACAGCCAACATGATCACAACGCCAATATTGGCCATTGCCATCGTGGGAACCAGTATCTATTCACTGGCTTATCACGATTTCCAATTTGATTTTTTAAATATTCCTGCTGACCACGCCTCATTCCCGGCACCGCATTGGCTGCTGTCAAGCTTACTGTATGTTTCCTACAATCTAGTTATGGGAACCACCGTCCTGGCTCCTTTAGGTGCCGCAACCCACAGCCGCTTCTCACGGCAGCTGGGCAGCATCCTGGGGGGAATCATTCTGGCAGCACTGGGCTGTATGGTGTCCATAGCCGTGATGCTGCATTACCCCAGTATTATGACTGAAGAAATTCCCATGCTCTACATATCCAGCATTCAGCACTGCATTAGCGGCAATATCTATACCGCCATGTTCATTATCGCCATGTTTACCACAGCGTTAGCCAGCCTCTATGGCTGTGCTTCAAAACTAGCGGCTGCCAGCAGCCTAAAATTTCAGTACTGCGTATTTATTGTGATAGGACTCAGCCTCATCTTCAGCCAAGTTGGCTTCGCTAATCTCATTAATATCTTGTTCCCGGTCTTCGGTTATGCAACATTATGGTTCTTAATCAAACTCATCTTTAGCAAAGCCTAG
- a CDS encoding energy-coupling factor ABC transporter ATP-binding protein — MNQTACITLENVTFAYPNGKKALNNLNFIIPRGARAAFIGPNGAGKSTLFQHLNALLRPVSGRLLLNGQPYQYSRAGVAKLRQSVGLVFQDPDNQLFADTVFNDVLFGPLNLGLAGSKAKQQAEAALNAVKMTKFSNMPIHMLSYGQKKRVAIAGVLSMNPSVLLLDEPSAGLDCSGVQDLNEIMDALSAAGTTLIVSTHDIDWVWQWADCVYVLVAGQLTAAGPVEKILTKPYTDHQWFANPIIGQLYTQVIRPASRRSVLPRTVEQLIALLQK; from the coding sequence ATGAATCAGACGGCTTGCATTACTCTTGAGAACGTAACGTTCGCTTATCCAAACGGCAAAAAGGCATTAAACAACCTCAATTTCATCATTCCGCGTGGGGCTAGAGCCGCGTTTATCGGTCCGAACGGGGCTGGGAAATCGACGCTGTTTCAACATCTTAATGCGCTTCTGCGGCCAGTATCCGGGCGATTGCTGCTTAATGGTCAGCCTTATCAATATTCACGAGCCGGCGTAGCAAAATTAAGGCAGTCGGTAGGCTTAGTATTTCAAGATCCGGATAATCAATTGTTCGCTGACACGGTGTTTAATGATGTCCTTTTTGGTCCATTAAATTTGGGATTAGCCGGCTCGAAAGCCAAACAGCAGGCTGAGGCTGCTCTTAATGCCGTAAAAATGACAAAATTTAGCAATATGCCGATCCATATGTTAAGTTATGGTCAAAAAAAACGAGTGGCTATTGCTGGGGTTTTGTCGATGAATCCGTCCGTATTGCTGCTCGATGAGCCCAGTGCCGGGCTGGATTGTTCCGGGGTACAGGATCTTAACGAAATTATGGATGCCTTATCGGCAGCCGGTACAACACTGATTGTTTCAACCCATGATATAGACTGGGTTTGGCAATGGGCTGACTGCGTATATGTCCTGGTGGCCGGACAGTTAACAGCGGCTGGGCCGGTTGAAAAAATTTTAACAAAACCCTATACCGATCATCAGTGGTTTGCCAATCCGATTATCGGTCAACTGTATACCCAGGTCATTCGCCCTGCAAGCAGGAGGTCTGTACTGCCAAGAACGGTTGAGCAGCTTATTGCTTTATTGCAGAAGTAA
- the trxB3 gene encoding thioredoxin reductase: MAETIYDIAVIGGGPAGLSATLTGKIRNKNIVLFEHMDFSLKLQKAHLVDNYVGLPQVTGKGLMQQMSAHCLAHEPVVIKEKVVNIFPGDEGFTVATPKDVYQAKAVIIASGVVATALFTGEKNLLGRGVSYCATCDGMFYKDKDVAVISYSTEGEHEANYLSELCRNVYYLPQYKSELGSMRSGIEIMQAKPKSIEGDSQVEKLITDQGEIKVHGVFIIRQSDPVENVLPGLELDGEVIKVNRDMSTSIPGVFAAGDCTGKPWQIAKATGEGLVAVLSAISYIEKAGQK, translated from the coding sequence ATGGCAGAAACGATTTATGATATTGCAGTCATTGGCGGTGGGCCAGCCGGTTTATCAGCAACCTTGACCGGTAAAATCAGAAACAAAAATATCGTACTATTTGAGCATATGGACTTTAGCTTAAAATTGCAGAAAGCTCATTTGGTCGATAATTATGTAGGACTTCCCCAGGTAACCGGAAAAGGGCTGATGCAGCAGATGTCTGCCCATTGTCTGGCGCATGAGCCTGTAGTGATTAAAGAAAAGGTTGTGAATATTTTTCCAGGGGATGAGGGTTTTACTGTAGCTACGCCTAAAGATGTTTATCAGGCCAAGGCCGTTATTATTGCCAGCGGCGTTGTTGCAACAGCGCTGTTCACTGGAGAAAAGAATCTGCTGGGCCGTGGTGTCAGCTATTGTGCAACTTGTGATGGGATGTTTTATAAGGATAAGGATGTTGCTGTCATCTCATACAGCACAGAAGGCGAGCATGAGGCTAACTATCTCAGCGAATTATGCCGCAATGTCTATTATCTGCCACAGTACAAAAGCGAGCTTGGCAGCATGCGCTCAGGCATTGAGATTATGCAGGCTAAGCCCAAGAGTATCGAGGGTGACAGTCAGGTCGAGAAGCTGATTACCGATCAAGGCGAAATCAAAGTTCATGGAGTTTTTATTATCAGACAGTCCGATCCGGTCGAAAACGTGCTGCCAGGATTGGAACTGGATGGCGAGGTCATTAAGGTCAACCGCGACATGTCAACCAGTATCCCAGGCGTTTTTGCCGCCGGTGACTGCACCGGTAAACCCTGGCAGATTGCCAAGGCCACGGGTGAAGGTTTGGTAGCTGTCTTGAGTGCGATCAGTTATATCGAAAAAGCTGGACAGAAATAA
- the cbiM gene encoding cobalt transport protein CbiM encodes MNVKQIMSGLAFLLAVPASGAAMHIAEGFLPLEQAAVWFVGSLPVVVYGARKMTIDLQRYPERKLLLGLAAAFLFILSSIKIPSVSGSSSHATGIGLMAILFGPSVTSTLTGIVIAFQALLLAHGGLTTWGANVFSMGVIGAFSSWGFFKLIRMLRISDPIAVFFAAALGDLVTYGIAAGQLAWAVPDPAGGMSGAYSKFLAVFAVTQLPLAILEGLLSVAIYKMIQRTIRQGLMHWPGR; translated from the coding sequence ATGAATGTTAAACAAATAATGAGCGGGCTTGCTTTTTTGCTGGCAGTGCCTGCAAGCGGAGCAGCCATGCATATCGCCGAAGGATTTTTACCGTTAGAGCAAGCGGCAGTGTGGTTCGTCGGCAGCTTACCGGTAGTCGTTTACGGCGCCCGCAAAATGACTATCGATTTGCAGCGATATCCTGAGCGTAAGCTTCTGCTTGGATTGGCGGCAGCCTTTCTCTTTATTCTATCCTCAATTAAAATCCCTTCAGTAAGCGGCTCAAGCTCACATGCAACTGGAATCGGGCTCATGGCCATTCTCTTCGGTCCGTCAGTTACCAGTACGCTAACCGGTATTGTCATTGCCTTTCAGGCCTTGTTATTGGCACATGGCGGCCTGACCACCTGGGGGGCCAATGTGTTTTCTATGGGCGTTATCGGGGCATTTTCATCCTGGGGGTTCTTTAAACTGATTCGGATGTTGCGGATTTCTGATCCAATTGCTGTTTTTTTTGCAGCAGCATTGGGGGATTTGGTGACTTACGGGATTGCTGCCGGCCAATTAGCTTGGGCTGTTCCCGATCCGGCTGGGGGGATGAGTGGAGCCTACAGCAAATTCTTGGCTGTGTTTGCGGTTACGCAATTGCCCTTAGCCATTCTCGAAGGTCTGCTTAGTGTGGCAATTTATAAGATGATTCAGCGAACTATCCGTCAGGGATTGATGCATTGGCCTGGGCGTTGA
- a CDS encoding metal-dependent phosphohydrolase: MDRNTLARIAAVIQSSPVQGWLVIDRDFNVVHANEAYCQLWKLNSEEVIGQYILDLLFKGKKQDERGRYVGPLIETMDTGREISLMEVCVTNNYEANIWCLANTYLLHDAEGRVEYAVGTYLPIDKFKVIERRLDSINLDIIKAFCKAIGVRDAYTKQHSESVAYLMVELAEYMNLSPDEVTKAYLAGIVHDVGKIGVPEKILGKPGRLSDEEFEIIKCHPVKGSEILAEIDGLGTVTNIVRHHHERYDGLGYPEGLMGESIPFLSRMLSICDAFDAMTSKRCYRDPYTTQQALAEIRRCAGLQFDPHISESFIHYMQGQFEQS, translated from the coding sequence ATGGATCGCAATACTTTAGCCCGGATTGCTGCCGTTATCCAATCAAGTCCAGTTCAGGGCTGGCTGGTTATTGACCGGGATTTTAACGTGGTGCATGCCAACGAAGCATATTGCCAGTTGTGGAAACTTAACAGTGAAGAAGTGATCGGCCAATATATTTTAGATTTGCTGTTTAAAGGTAAGAAACAGGATGAACGCGGCCGCTATGTTGGGCCGTTGATCGAAACCATGGATACAGGCCGTGAAATCTCTCTGATGGAGGTTTGCGTAACCAATAATTATGAGGCCAATATCTGGTGTTTAGCCAACACTTACTTATTGCATGACGCTGAAGGCCGAGTCGAATATGCGGTTGGTACGTATTTGCCGATTGATAAATTTAAAGTGATTGAAAGGCGTCTGGACAGCATCAATTTAGACATTATTAAAGCTTTCTGTAAAGCCATCGGCGTTCGTGATGCTTATACCAAACAGCATAGTGAGTCAGTTGCCTACTTGATGGTCGAGCTGGCCGAATATATGAATTTATCTCCAGATGAAGTGACCAAAGCTTATCTTGCCGGAATTGTGCATGATGTTGGCAAGATTGGTGTACCAGAAAAAATTCTTGGTAAGCCAGGGCGATTATCGGATGAAGAATTTGAAATTATCAAGTGTCATCCGGTGAAAGGCTCAGAAATACTGGCTGAGATCGATGGGTTGGGCACTGTCACCAATATTGTCCGGCATCACCATGAGCGTTATGATGGACTGGGTTATCCAGAGGGTTTAATGGGTGAGTCGATTCCCTTTTTAAGCCGGATGCTCTCCATTTGTGATGCGTTTGATGCAATGACCAGCAAACGGTGCTATCGCGATCCATATACGACCCAGCAGGCCTTGGCTGAAATTCGGCGCTGTGCCGGGCTGCAGTTTGACCCTCATATCAGTGAAAGTTTTATCCATTATATGCAAGGCCAGTTTGAGCAGTCTTAG
- a CDS encoding ammonium transporter, whose amino-acid sequence MEQLANLNAGDTTFVLMSAALVMFMIPGVAFFYGGMVGQKNVLNTLTQVLVVLAVISIEWALIGYSLAFGPDQNGLIGDLSMLGLNGVGLDINDSYAPTIPHIAFVVFQMMFAVITPALISGSVVERMRFPAFVLFTLLWSTLVYNPLAHWVWGVGGWLRELGALDFAGGTVVHISSGVAGLVACIMLGKRKKQARPHHLPMAVLGAAMLWFGWFGFNSGSALAANSLAASAFLVTHLAAAAGAASWIIVEYFHGGKPSLLGLISGAVAGLVAITPAAGFVTAASALLIGLISGFICYFSVAVIKVKFGYDDSLDAFGIHGVGGIWGAIATGLFATTSINSAGADGLFYGNAALLQPQIIGVLAAAAFSGLATFIIIKVMSMFMAIRSESTEESSGLDISEHGQEAYDLPLGTAIPIVSERPLSWEQSLQENYQLNSQSR is encoded by the coding sequence CCGCTCTCGTTATGTTTATGATCCCAGGTGTCGCATTTTTTTACGGCGGGATGGTCGGCCAAAAAAATGTTTTAAACACACTGACTCAAGTCTTAGTTGTATTGGCAGTCATCTCAATCGAGTGGGCCTTAATTGGCTACAGCTTAGCGTTTGGTCCTGATCAGAACGGCCTCATTGGTGATCTGAGCATGTTAGGCTTAAACGGAGTGGGACTTGATATTAACGATAGCTATGCTCCAACCATTCCCCACATTGCTTTTGTCGTTTTCCAAATGATGTTTGCCGTTATTACTCCTGCGCTGATTTCCGGCTCAGTGGTTGAACGGATGCGTTTTCCGGCTTTCGTTCTCTTTACCCTGCTTTGGAGTACGCTGGTCTATAATCCGCTCGCCCATTGGGTATGGGGCGTTGGCGGTTGGCTGCGTGAATTGGGTGCTCTTGATTTTGCTGGCGGAACGGTGGTTCATATCAGCTCTGGCGTAGCCGGCCTAGTGGCCTGCATCATGCTGGGAAAACGCAAGAAACAGGCTCGCCCACATCATTTACCAATGGCAGTGCTCGGTGCGGCCATGCTTTGGTTTGGCTGGTTTGGTTTCAATAGCGGCAGTGCACTAGCGGCCAATTCATTGGCGGCAAGTGCTTTCCTGGTCACTCATTTAGCCGCAGCAGCCGGTGCAGCTTCTTGGATTATTGTTGAATATTTCCATGGCGGCAAACCTTCTCTGCTTGGTTTGATAAGCGGTGCCGTTGCTGGGTTGGTTGCCATTACCCCGGCTGCCGGATTTGTCACTGCAGCTTCCGCCCTATTAATTGGCTTGATATCAGGGTTTATTTGCTACTTCTCAGTAGCTGTAATAAAAGTGAAATTTGGTTATGATGACTCACTGGATGCCTTTGGCATTCATGGTGTCGGTGGCATTTGGGGCGCAATTGCTACTGGCTTATTCGCAACAACCAGCATTAACAGTGCTGGTGCTGATGGCTTATTCTATGGCAATGCTGCTTTACTGCAGCCACAAATCATCGGTGTTCTTGCAGCTGCAGCCTTCAGTGGACTTGCTACGTTTATCATCATAAAAGTAATGAGCATGTTTATGGCGATTCGAAGCGAATCAACAGAAGAAAGTTCCGGACTGGATATTAGCGAACATGGTCAAGAAGCTTATGATCTGCCGCTTGGCACTGCTATCCCCATTGTGAGTGAACGTCCTCTGTCCTGGGAGCAATCCTTGCAAGAAAACTATCAGCTCAATAGTCAATCCCGCTAA
- a CDS encoding D-3-phosphoglycerate dehydrogenase, giving the protein MKILVCDGVSEQGVEILSKEFTVDVKKKLAPEELLAIIPEYDALVVRSETKVTKAVLQVAEKLKAIGRAGVGVDNIDVEAATQKGVVVLNAPEGNTIAATEHTVAMMLSLARNIPDAHASMKNREWKRSKYMGVEMRGKTLGVIGLGRIGSGVAKRAIAMEMKVIGYDPYINAEHAKNLGIELAEVAEIFAQADFITFHMPLTPQTKYMVNKEAFAKMKPGVRLINCARGGIIDEIALAEALQNGVVAGAAIDVFEKEPIDPENPLLGLENIVLTPHLGASTAEAQVGVAVDVAYGIIAALRGEPVTTAVNMAPVAPHVLKLIKPYFNLAERMGCTAVNLADGPITSIDVEYNGEITEVDTKMLTTAVLKGILNPILQEAVNYVNAPGLAKARNIKVKEVKNKEAANFANLLTVRIATAKGQHLVQGTLFGEEERIVTIDGHRVDVDPRARILICPHTNRPGIIGKVGTMMGEYGINISGMQVGKTDISGTNIMVLAIDNDIPADVLEKVTAIDGIYGAKLINFNAI; this is encoded by the coding sequence ATGAAAATTTTAGTTTGTGATGGCGTTTCGGAACAAGGCGTTGAGATTCTTAGCAAAGAGTTTACTGTTGATGTCAAGAAAAAGCTGGCTCCTGAAGAACTGCTGGCTATTATTCCTGAATATGATGCACTGGTTGTACGCAGTGAAACCAAAGTAACCAAAGCTGTTCTGCAGGTCGCTGAGAAGCTAAAAGCAATTGGCCGGGCTGGTGTTGGTGTTGATAACATTGACGTTGAAGCTGCCACTCAAAAAGGCGTGGTAGTATTAAATGCTCCTGAAGGCAATACCATTGCAGCGACAGAGCATACAGTGGCTATGATGCTCTCCTTAGCACGCAATATCCCTGATGCTCACGCTTCGATGAAGAATCGTGAATGGAAACGCAGCAAATATATGGGTGTTGAGATGCGCGGCAAAACGCTGGGGGTTATCGGTTTAGGCCGTATCGGCAGCGGTGTAGCCAAACGTGCGATTGCCATGGAAATGAAAGTCATTGGCTATGATCCTTATATCAACGCCGAACATGCTAAAAATTTAGGCATTGAGTTGGCGGAAGTTGCTGAAATCTTTGCTCAGGCTGATTTTATTACTTTCCATATGCCTCTGACACCACAAACGAAATATATGGTTAATAAGGAAGCTTTTGCTAAAATGAAGCCTGGCGTACGGTTAATCAATTGTGCCCGCGGCGGTATCATTGATGAGATTGCATTAGCTGAAGCTTTGCAAAACGGCGTTGTAGCCGGCGCAGCCATCGATGTATTTGAAAAAGAGCCAATCGATCCTGAGAATCCATTACTGGGTCTTGAAAATATTGTACTGACACCTCATTTGGGAGCCTCAACAGCAGAAGCTCAGGTTGGTGTGGCTGTTGACGTTGCCTATGGAATTATTGCTGCATTGCGCGGTGAGCCTGTCACAACGGCTGTGAATATGGCACCAGTGGCTCCGCATGTGCTCAAACTGATCAAACCATACTTCAATTTGGCTGAACGGATGGGCTGCACTGCAGTTAATCTGGCAGATGGTCCGATTACCAGCATTGATGTTGAATACAATGGCGAAATTACCGAAGTTGATACCAAAATGCTGACAACCGCGGTGCTGAAAGGCATTCTGAATCCGATCCTCCAGGAGGCAGTTAACTATGTGAATGCGCCTGGTCTAGCTAAAGCGCGCAACATTAAAGTAAAAGAAGTTAAAAATAAAGAGGCTGCTAATTTTGCCAATCTGCTCACAGTACGGATTGCAACAGCTAAAGGCCAGCATTTAGTGCAAGGTACGCTGTTTGGCGAAGAAGAGCGCATTGTTACCATTGACGGCCATCGTGTGGACGTAGACCCACGGGCTCGGATTCTGATTTGCCCGCATACTAACCGTCCTGGAATCATCGGTAAAGTGGGGACCATGATGGGGGAATACGGAATCAATATCTCTGGCATGCAGGTTGGCAAGACGGATATTTCCGGCACCAACATTATGGTATTGGCTATTGATAATGATATCCCAGCCGATGTTTTAGAGAAAGTTACTGCAATTGATGGCATCTATGGTGCTAAACTGATTAATTTTAATGCAATCTAA